In Archangium violaceum, the following are encoded in one genomic region:
- a CDS encoding hybrid sensor histidine kinase/response regulator, whose product MNPPPASPSSPALMLVTNEAGRVLSSCGRQEGLSGTALEGRTLAELFGEEPSRQLLAGRPDSLGLSRGGPTPEEGGEPSVWHLRSQPLVGGGVLVSVSIPEALASEVPAAWERRISRRLLSSNEDLLGQQRAFMLSILDADPSLVYVTDRQGRFVFANKALADAYATTPDEIVLHRPAEMHSNQEELEVFADVDQRVFTTGAEARQLERFTKPDGTVGWYDTLKRPLLAPSGELFVLGITVEITERVRVEQQLHDAKQRLELAVGAGSLGLWDWTVGEDHVYYSPTWKAQLGYEEHELPDTFATWKDNIHPEDVENALQTFQQHVTDASRGDRFMSEFRMRTKDGSWRWIAGYGLVVRNEKGLGVRITGYHLDISERRQREQEAELRRDNARLAHLARMKDEFLANMSHELRTPLNAVLGQAEAMAEGIFGPVTEQQRGSLQTIEESGRHLLSLINDVLDIAKSNAGHLELDFEEVPVEEVSQESLRLVREQARRKKISVAYSSDGEVQYLRADRRRLRQILINLLSNAMKFTREGGRIGLEVASREEGDAVAFTVWDTGAGIAREDVKRIFEPFVQLDAGLARQNEGSGLGLALVRRFVDLHHGMLEVDSEVDRGSRFTVVLPVGEILAEEPARSASPSTEPAPPTVRPDSTSQRTVVIADDSEANTRHLHGYLVAHGYSVRIARDGLEAVRLCREVRPLVVLMDIQMPRLDGLEAIRCLRAERVTASIPIIALTALAMPGDRERCLEAGANEYLSKPVRLRQVLEVMRRFEARA is encoded by the coding sequence GTGAATCCGCCTCCCGCCTCCCCCTCGTCACCGGCCTTGATGCTCGTCACCAATGAGGCCGGACGCGTCCTCTCCAGTTGTGGCAGGCAGGAGGGATTGTCCGGCACGGCCTTGGAGGGGCGCACGCTGGCGGAGCTCTTCGGAGAAGAACCCTCGCGCCAGTTGCTGGCGGGGAGACCCGACTCCCTCGGCCTCTCGCGAGGGGGGCCCACTCCCGAGGAGGGCGGCGAGCCCTCCGTGTGGCATCTGCGGAGCCAGCCGCTCGTGGGGGGTGGCGTGCTCGTCTCCGTGAGCATACCGGAAGCGCTGGCCAGCGAAGTGCCGGCCGCCTGGGAGCGCCGCATCAGCCGCAGGCTGCTCAGCTCGAACGAGGATCTCCTCGGCCAGCAGCGCGCCTTCATGCTGTCCATCCTCGACGCGGACCCCAGCCTCGTCTACGTGACGGACCGCCAGGGCCGCTTCGTCTTCGCCAACAAGGCGCTGGCGGATGCGTACGCCACCACGCCAGACGAAATCGTCCTCCACCGTCCCGCGGAGATGCACTCCAACCAGGAGGAGCTCGAGGTCTTCGCGGACGTGGACCAGCGCGTGTTCACCACCGGGGCCGAGGCCCGGCAGCTCGAGCGCTTCACCAAGCCGGATGGCACCGTCGGCTGGTACGACACGCTCAAGCGGCCCCTCCTGGCTCCCAGTGGGGAGCTGTTCGTGCTCGGCATCACGGTGGAGATCACCGAGCGGGTGCGCGTGGAGCAGCAGTTGCACGACGCCAAACAGCGCCTGGAACTGGCGGTGGGGGCGGGGAGCCTCGGCCTGTGGGACTGGACCGTCGGTGAGGACCACGTCTACTACTCGCCCACCTGGAAGGCACAGCTCGGCTACGAGGAACACGAGCTGCCCGACACCTTCGCCACCTGGAAGGACAACATCCACCCGGAGGACGTGGAGAACGCGCTCCAGACGTTCCAGCAGCACGTGACGGATGCGTCACGCGGCGACCGCTTCATGAGCGAGTTCCGCATGCGGACCAAGGACGGCTCCTGGCGGTGGATCGCCGGTTACGGCCTGGTGGTGCGCAACGAGAAGGGCCTGGGGGTGCGCATCACGGGCTACCACCTGGACATCTCCGAGCGCAGACAGCGCGAGCAGGAGGCGGAGCTGCGGCGGGACAACGCGCGGCTGGCGCACCTGGCGCGGATGAAGGACGAGTTCCTCGCCAACATGAGCCACGAGCTGCGCACCCCGCTCAACGCGGTGCTGGGCCAGGCCGAGGCCATGGCCGAGGGCATCTTCGGGCCGGTGACGGAGCAGCAGCGCGGCTCGCTGCAGACGATCGAGGAGAGTGGCCGCCACCTGCTGTCGCTCATCAACGACGTGCTCGACATCGCCAAGAGCAACGCGGGGCACCTGGAGCTGGACTTCGAGGAGGTGCCCGTGGAGGAGGTGAGCCAGGAGAGCCTGCGGCTGGTGCGCGAGCAGGCGCGGCGCAAGAAGATCTCCGTGGCGTACTCCAGCGACGGCGAGGTGCAGTATCTGCGCGCGGACCGGCGGCGGCTGAGGCAGATCCTCATCAACCTGCTGAGCAACGCGATGAAGTTCACCCGGGAAGGAGGGCGCATCGGGCTGGAGGTGGCGTCCCGGGAGGAGGGGGATGCGGTGGCCTTCACGGTCTGGGATACGGGGGCCGGCATCGCCCGGGAAGACGTGAAGCGGATCTTCGAGCCCTTCGTGCAGCTCGACGCGGGGCTGGCGCGCCAGAACGAGGGCTCGGGCCTGGGGCTGGCGCTGGTGCGCCGCTTCGTGGACCTGCACCACGGGATGTTGGAGGTGGACAGCGAGGTGGACCGCGGCAGCCGCTTCACGGTGGTCCTGCCCGTGGGGGAGATACTCGCCGAGGAGCCGGCGCGGAGCGCCAGCCCGAGCACCGAGCCCGCCCCGCCGACGGTGAGGCCCGACTCCACCTCCCAGCGCACCGTGGTGATCGCCGACGACAGCGAGGCCAACACCCGGCACCTGCATGGCTACCTGGTGGCCCACGGCTACTCCGTCCGCATTGCCCGGGACGGCCTGGAGGCGGTGCGGCTGTGCCGCGAGGTGCGGCCCCTGGTGGTGCTGATGGACATCCAGATGCCCCGGCTGGACGGCCTGGAGGCCATCCGCTGCTTGCGGGCCGAGCGCGTCACCGCCTCGATTCCCATCATCGCGCTCACCGCCCTGGCCATGCCGGGAGACCGCGAGCGGTGCCTGGAAGCGGGGGCCAACGAGTACCTGAGCAAGCCGGTGCGCCTGCGGCAGGTACTGGAGGTGATGCGGCGGTTCGAGGCGCGGGCCTGA
- a CDS encoding class II glutamine amidotransferase, with the protein MCRLFGFRSSIPTAVHPSLVTEKNSLLHQSKEHKDGWGIASYEAGERPLVAHGLGPAYCDPDFERVSSRVSARTVVAHLRLASVGAVEKRNAHPFSLGRWCFVHNGTVKNFARHKAEVEALIRPDLRAHIQGATDSERCFYLFLTQLAEQQTLEGQACVEKVACALARTMELVASITDVPGQDRSSMNFLVTNGDVMVATRRNRTLFLSDTAPETGKRPHRGLSGPPKPGTQLEQFVLASEQLSGEDHWHPIDEEDIVGVDSRLVLHRWKVQDLCTRP; encoded by the coding sequence ATGTGCCGTCTCTTCGGCTTTCGTTCGTCCATCCCCACTGCCGTTCATCCCTCCCTCGTCACGGAGAAGAACTCCCTTCTCCATCAATCGAAGGAGCACAAGGACGGCTGGGGTATCGCATCCTATGAAGCAGGCGAGCGCCCGCTCGTCGCGCACGGCCTGGGCCCCGCGTACTGCGATCCCGACTTCGAGCGGGTGAGCAGCCGGGTGTCCGCCCGCACGGTGGTGGCCCACCTGCGGCTGGCCTCCGTGGGCGCGGTGGAGAAGCGCAACGCCCACCCGTTCTCCCTCGGCCGCTGGTGCTTCGTGCACAACGGCACGGTGAAGAACTTCGCCCGGCATAAGGCCGAGGTGGAGGCGCTCATCCGCCCGGACCTGCGCGCCCACATCCAGGGCGCGACGGACTCGGAGCGCTGCTTCTACCTCTTCCTCACCCAGCTGGCGGAGCAGCAGACGCTCGAGGGCCAGGCGTGCGTGGAGAAGGTCGCCTGCGCGCTGGCACGGACCATGGAGCTGGTGGCGTCCATCACGGACGTGCCGGGGCAGGACCGCTCGTCGATGAACTTCCTCGTGACGAACGGGGACGTGATGGTGGCGACGCGGCGCAACCGGACGCTCTTCCTCTCGGACACCGCGCCCGAGACGGGCAAGCGCCCCCACCGCGGGCTCTCGGGCCCTCCGAAGCCGGGGACGCAGTTGGAGCAGTTCGTGCTCGCCAGCGAGCAGCTGTCGGGCGAGGACCACTGGCACCCCATCGACGAGGAGGACATCGTCGGCGTGGACAGCCGCCTCGTGCTGCACCGCTGGAAGGTGCAGGATCTCTGCACCCGGCCCTGA
- the hutI gene encoding imidazolonepropionase has product METLELLVRNTSEVLTVEGSHTEPAEKALTPQPNACVGVRRGKVWYVGPEGALPPGAVGPSTRVIDAHGQFVGPGFVDPHTHAVFAGERAAEFDLRTQGATYLQIAQAGGGIVSTVRATRFANEEDLIRLALPRLQMMLEYGITTAEVKSGYGLNLQDELKILRVVQRLSALQPLELIPTLLCAHAVPEEYREWREAYMDLCIREIIPAVAEQGLARFCDVFAEQSAFTLAEARRILVAAQKLGMKPRLHADQLTSNGGAELAAELGAATADHLENVSDAGIRAMAEAGVTAVLVPTSTLFLRVRPYAPGRKLRDAGVNVALGTNLNPGSAMSENLPLAMGLACLENGLTAAEAYWAATRGAALALGLNTYGRITVGDPANIVVFSCSNYRHLPYHLGINHARIVIKDGHVVVESERALCP; this is encoded by the coding sequence ATGGAAACCCTGGAGCTGCTGGTCCGCAACACGTCCGAGGTGCTCACCGTGGAGGGCTCGCACACCGAGCCCGCCGAGAAGGCCCTCACGCCCCAACCCAATGCCTGTGTCGGTGTGCGCCGGGGCAAGGTGTGGTACGTGGGCCCCGAGGGTGCCCTGCCTCCGGGCGCGGTGGGCCCCTCCACCCGCGTCATCGACGCGCACGGGCAGTTCGTCGGCCCCGGCTTCGTGGATCCCCACACCCACGCCGTCTTCGCCGGTGAGCGCGCGGCGGAGTTCGACCTGCGCACCCAGGGTGCCACCTACCTGCAGATCGCCCAGGCCGGCGGCGGCATCGTCAGCACCGTGCGCGCCACGCGCTTCGCCAACGAGGAGGATCTCATCCGGCTCGCCCTGCCCCGGCTTCAGATGATGCTGGAGTACGGCATCACCACCGCCGAGGTGAAGAGCGGCTACGGCCTCAACCTGCAGGACGAGCTGAAGATCCTCCGGGTGGTCCAGCGGCTGTCGGCGCTCCAGCCCCTGGAGCTGATCCCCACGCTCTTGTGCGCGCACGCGGTGCCGGAGGAGTACCGCGAGTGGCGCGAGGCCTACATGGACCTGTGCATCCGGGAGATCATCCCCGCGGTGGCCGAGCAGGGCCTGGCGCGCTTCTGCGACGTCTTCGCCGAGCAGAGCGCCTTCACCCTGGCGGAGGCGCGCCGGATCCTCGTGGCCGCCCAGAAGCTGGGGATGAAGCCCCGGCTGCACGCCGACCAGCTCACCTCCAACGGGGGGGCCGAGCTGGCCGCCGAGCTCGGCGCGGCCACCGCCGACCACCTGGAGAACGTGAGCGACGCGGGCATCCGCGCCATGGCCGAGGCGGGTGTCACCGCCGTCCTCGTGCCCACCTCCACCCTCTTCCTGCGCGTGCGGCCCTATGCCCCCGGCCGCAAGCTGCGCGACGCGGGGGTCAACGTGGCGCTCGGCACCAACCTCAACCCCGGCTCCGCCATGAGCGAGAACCTTCCCCTCGCCATGGGGCTCGCCTGCCTGGAGAACGGCCTGACGGCCGCCGAGGCCTACTGGGCCGCTACCCGGGGGGCCGCCCTCGCACTTGGTTTGAACACATACGGCCGGATTACCGTGGGGGATCCGGCGAACATCGTTGTTTTTTCGTGCTCAAACTATCGCCATCTGCCCTATCACCTGGGAATCAATCACGCGCGGATTGTCATTAAAGATGGCCATGTGGTGGTAGAAAGCGAGCGGGCCCTCTGTCCGTGA